A window from Desulfuromonas acetoxidans DSM 684 encodes these proteins:
- a CDS encoding gamma-glutamylcyclotransferase family protein translates to MVLSLRKRWRQENELRARDVDDCATFFFYGSLMERFSNFNRYIKKRVNTIRIGYCRGYLYNLPLGFPGLIVPEDPCSTLVAGELMTFDDPLKVIKVLDRLEDYLPTREHRSIYLRRKMSLICEDPAQPGQLSKVDAWVYTYPESHLSNQHHREVRIQCGQWKAFNGPARPESELDQMYERLSYCDVNQQVMVDPLLREEALLQEVLTHHPCHEFCENREQCGWGKRER, encoded by the coding sequence ATGGTTTTATCACTGAGAAAACGCTGGCGTCAGGAAAACGAGCTGCGCGCCCGCGATGTGGACGACTGCGCGACGTTCTTTTTTTACGGCAGCCTGATGGAGCGGTTCAGCAACTTCAACCGCTACATCAAAAAGCGCGTCAACACCATCCGTATCGGCTACTGCCGTGGTTATCTCTACAATTTGCCCCTTGGCTTTCCCGGCCTCATCGTGCCGGAAGATCCTTGCTCCACCCTGGTGGCCGGTGAGCTGATGACCTTTGACGATCCGCTCAAGGTGATCAAAGTGCTCGACCGGCTCGAAGATTATCTCCCCACCCGCGAACATCGCAGTATCTACCTGCGCCGCAAGATGTCCCTGATCTGCGAAGATCCGGCTCAACCCGGCCAGCTCAGCAAAGTCGATGCCTGGGTGTATACCTATCCCGAATCCCACCTGAGTAACCAGCACCACCGCGAGGTGCGTATCCAATGCGGTCAATGGAAGGCCTTCAACGGCCCGGCCCGCCCTGAATCCGAACTTGATCAGATGTATGAACGCCTCAGTTATTGTGATGTGAATCAGCAGGTGATGGTTGATCCGTTGTTGCGTGAGGAAGCATTGTTGCAGGAGGTCTTGACCCATCATCCGTGTCATGAGTTTTGTGAAAATCGTGAGCAGTGTGGGTGGGGTAAGCGGGAGAGGTAA
- a CDS encoding PLP-dependent aminotransferase family protein: protein MIYLNQNHKEPLYQQLYEQLKQKIIAGEWSQGKRLPAMRVLAKELCISRNTVENAYGQLCVEGYAVSKQGCGFIVQDIQETVLDRPYKTMARIANSGRQEQQAQPDCSSKKSANYKFDFQYGNLPSESFPRQIWRRLTAEALASFESENICAYGDKQGELALRRELIDYLHDSRGIVSTPDQVVLCNGLQDALGLICTLFSDDNRILAMEDPGYDFTRIVFQNHGYDIAPIPVTASGISLDDLQHSPAKMVYITPSHQFPTGCVMPINQRMELLRWAEQVDGVILEDDYDSELRYHTRPIPALQSIDRNGRVIYLGTFSKALSPALRTSYLILPQRLLAKYQTAFARYNPSVPWLQQQVMTRFMAQGHWEKHLRKMCLQNKRKHDVLVRTIREMMGERVKIHGAGGGLHLLVEVLDQTLQEDLIQKAAALQVKVYPTRQYWLQPEKAADSLIQLGFSGLEEEEVIEGVTLLCKAWF from the coding sequence ATGATCTATCTCAACCAAAACCACAAAGAACCGCTCTATCAACAGCTTTACGAGCAACTGAAACAGAAGATTATTGCCGGAGAGTGGAGCCAAGGAAAACGTTTGCCCGCCATGCGCGTGCTGGCGAAAGAACTGTGCATCAGCCGCAATACGGTCGAAAACGCCTACGGACAGCTATGCGTCGAAGGCTATGCCGTCAGCAAACAAGGGTGCGGGTTTATCGTGCAGGATATTCAGGAAACCGTGCTGGATCGTCCGTACAAAACCATGGCCAGAATCGCCAACTCAGGACGGCAGGAACAACAGGCTCAGCCAGACTGTTCATCAAAGAAGAGCGCAAACTACAAATTTGACTTTCAATATGGCAACCTGCCGTCAGAATCATTTCCCCGCCAGATCTGGCGACGCTTAACCGCCGAAGCTCTGGCTTCTTTTGAGTCGGAAAACATTTGCGCCTACGGCGACAAGCAAGGCGAGTTGGCGCTGCGCCGTGAACTGATCGATTATCTGCACGATTCGCGCGGGATTGTGAGCACGCCGGACCAAGTCGTGCTGTGCAACGGCCTGCAGGATGCTCTCGGCCTCATCTGCACCCTGTTCAGTGACGACAACCGCATCCTGGCCATGGAAGATCCCGGCTATGACTTTACCCGCATCGTGTTTCAAAATCATGGCTACGATATTGCGCCCATTCCGGTGACCGCATCAGGAATCAGTCTGGACGATCTGCAACACAGCCCCGCCAAGATGGTGTACATCACCCCGTCGCATCAATTCCCCACCGGATGTGTCATGCCGATCAATCAGCGTATGGAGTTGTTACGTTGGGCTGAGCAGGTGGACGGCGTCATCCTCGAAGATGATTACGACAGCGAGCTGCGTTACCACACCCGCCCCATCCCGGCGCTGCAATCGATTGATCGGAATGGACGGGTAATTTATCTCGGCACCTTCTCCAAAGCCCTATCGCCAGCGTTACGCACCAGCTATCTGATCCTGCCGCAACGCCTCCTAGCCAAATACCAAACCGCCTTTGCCCGCTACAACCCCAGCGTGCCGTGGTTGCAACAGCAGGTGATGACCCGGTTCATGGCACAGGGCCATTGGGAAAAGCATTTACGGAAAATGTGCCTGCAGAATAAAAGAAAGCACGACGTGTTAGTGCGAACGATTCGTGAAATGATGGGCGAGCGCGTTAAGATTCATGGTGCAGGTGGCGGGTTGCATCTGCTTGTCGAGGTTTTAGATCAAACGCTGCAGGAGGATTTGATCCAAAAAGCCGCCGCGCTTCAGGTCAAAGTTTATCCGACTCGGCAATATTGGCTGCAGCCGGAGAAGGCCGCAGACAGTTTGATTCAGTTGGGATTTAGTGGGTTGGAAGAAGAGGAGGTTATTGAGGGAGTAACACTCTTGTGCAAAGCGTGGTTCTAA
- a CDS encoding LysE family translocator, whose translation MFSSEFLLTSLVVVLIPGTGVIYTVSTGLFHSRRASIAAACGCTAGIVPHLTASILGLSAILHMSAVAFQAVKYAGVLYLLYLSWSMWRETGLLQVNAPESARSLRHVAIKGFLINILNPKLSIFFLAFLPLFVAPDSASPALQMLILSGLFMLMTLVVFILYGLLATSVRRYIVNSSKITGFLQKSFAAIFAALGLKLALTER comes from the coding sequence ATGTTTAGCTCGGAGTTTTTGCTGACGTCACTTGTTGTGGTTTTGATCCCGGGGACTGGTGTTATTTATACCGTTTCCACGGGACTCTTTCATAGCCGGCGTGCGAGCATCGCCGCGGCATGTGGCTGTACAGCAGGAATTGTTCCTCATTTAACGGCGAGTATCTTGGGGCTGTCAGCGATCCTTCATATGAGTGCTGTCGCGTTTCAGGCGGTAAAGTATGCCGGGGTTCTCTATCTGCTGTATCTTTCATGGTCGATGTGGCGGGAGACGGGTTTGCTACAGGTCAATGCCCCGGAATCGGCCAGGAGTTTGCGGCATGTGGCCATCAAAGGATTTCTGATTAATATTCTGAATCCCAAACTGTCGATATTTTTTCTGGCGTTCCTGCCGCTGTTTGTTGCACCGGATAGCGCATCCCCCGCGCTGCAGATGTTAATTCTCAGTGGTCTTTTTATGCTCATGACGTTGGTTGTTTTCATCCTGTACGGACTCCTGGCGACGTCCGTGCGCAGATATATCGTCAATTCCTCAAAGATTACGGGTTTTCTGCAGAAATCATTCGCGGCTATTTTTGCCGCCCTTGGTTTAAAGCTGGCTTTGACTGAACGATAA
- a CDS encoding pyridoxamine 5'-phosphate oxidase family protein, translated as MRRKDLKISSTEEIEAIIKQSNVCRLGLCDGDTPYVVPLNFGYEDGKFYFHSAAAGRKVDLLKANPKVCLEFDMELGLIKHEKACNWGFRYRSVIVTGHATVLNGLEEKVQAFNIIMKNYSDKDYTFPEKVLGSTFVFVVDAQEISGKQTDESTIVD; from the coding sequence ATGCGTAGAAAAGATTTGAAAATTTCATCCACAGAAGAAATCGAAGCGATTATCAAGCAATCCAACGTCTGTCGTCTGGGGCTGTGTGACGGTGACACACCCTATGTGGTGCCGTTGAATTTTGGCTATGAGGATGGGAAGTTTTATTTTCATTCAGCGGCTGCGGGCCGTAAGGTCGATCTCCTCAAGGCTAATCCCAAGGTGTGCCTTGAATTTGATATGGAGCTTGGATTGATTAAACACGAAAAAGCCTGCAACTGGGGCTTTCGTTACAGAAGCGTGATTGTCACCGGCCATGCAACTGTGCTCAACGGACTTGAAGAGAAAGTGCAGGCGTTTAATATCATCATGAAAAATTATTCGGACAAGGACTATACCTTTCCCGAAAAGGTCTTAGGAAGCACCTTTGTCTTTGTTGTTGATGCTCAGGAAATTTCAGGTAAGCAGACCGACGAATCGACGATTGTCGATTGA
- a CDS encoding AMP-binding protein, which produces MVHPKLNYERRKISAQQYEEYQAQSASTLFDTLAQKYIEWHEPYRKVLDNMAPPYYRWYTGGKLNVYHNILGRHLETERRNKAALIWRGANFEERTYTYQTLAHEVLAMINGLVHLGVKKGDRVLLFMPDIPETVIAMIACASIGAIHVAYHMAYSAEALAQRLNHCQAKFIITCDGAHQRTRSLKGVVNEALERLDYEINHCIVVNHTHKQVLMRPQRDIWYHDLITDPEFSRGATVDLVRHADEPLFMIYTSTKSKKPRAAVHSLAGYLVWAQFTTELLFDLDDMDIFWNTADLVWVNGHTYSVYGPLALGATLFLYEGTISYENTQFFFDYLDKFHVTVLYTTPTILRSVMRAKSTKRYLNRSSNSLRLIGCGGEKISEDLYDWTQFELTNNRNLPITQIWGQTETGGCLIAGVPGVRGFEDDTMMAPLPGVEARLVDAQGHVLDQPGEPGRLVLATPLPSMLQDLYKDEVGYQQTFWKKYPERTYFSTGDGAIYDDKGNLNLTGRLDDILSTGAGRRSLDEIEETVLTMKRVRECAAIVIDHPSQGYILVTYCVLKDFRDESYREKTLREVREHIIEEIGELNLPDKIRFTKYLPKTPDNRVNRDLLKEIALQMEGI; this is translated from the coding sequence ATGGTTCATCCCAAGCTGAATTATGAGCGGAGAAAAATCTCCGCCCAACAATATGAAGAGTACCAGGCTCAATCGGCGTCGACATTGTTCGATACGCTGGCCCAGAAGTATATTGAATGGCACGAGCCGTACCGCAAGGTGCTCGATAACATGGCGCCGCCCTATTACCGTTGGTACACCGGCGGTAAACTAAATGTGTATCATAATATTCTCGGCCGCCATCTCGAAACTGAGCGGCGCAATAAAGCGGCGCTGATCTGGCGCGGTGCCAATTTTGAGGAACGCACCTATACCTATCAGACTCTGGCCCATGAAGTGCTGGCGATGATCAATGGTCTGGTTCATCTCGGCGTGAAAAAGGGCGATCGGGTGTTGCTGTTCATGCCGGATATTCCGGAAACCGTCATCGCCATGATCGCCTGTGCCAGTATCGGCGCGATTCATGTCGCTTACCACATGGCCTATTCGGCCGAAGCGCTTGCCCAGCGCCTCAACCATTGCCAGGCTAAGTTTATCATCACCTGTGACGGCGCCCATCAGCGCACCCGTTCCCTTAAAGGCGTGGTCAACGAAGCTCTGGAACGGCTTGATTACGAGATCAATCACTGCATTGTCGTCAACCATACGCACAAGCAGGTATTGATGCGGCCGCAGCGCGATATTTGGTATCACGACCTGATCACTGATCCGGAGTTCTCCCGTGGTGCCACCGTTGATCTGGTGCGCCATGCCGACGAGCCGCTGTTCATGATTTACACCTCCACCAAGTCCAAGAAGCCACGTGCCGCCGTGCACAGTCTCGCCGGTTATCTGGTGTGGGCGCAGTTCACCACCGAGTTGCTGTTCGATCTTGACGACATGGATATCTTCTGGAATACCGCCGATCTGGTGTGGGTCAACGGTCATACCTACAGTGTCTATGGACCGCTGGCACTGGGCGCGACGCTGTTTCTTTACGAGGGGACCATCTCCTACGAAAATACCCAGTTTTTCTTCGATTATCTCGATAAGTTCCATGTCACCGTGCTCTACACGACGCCGACGATCTTGCGCAGTGTCATGCGTGCTAAAAGCACCAAACGCTATCTCAACCGTTCCAGCAACTCGTTGCGTCTCATTGGCTGTGGTGGCGAGAAAATCAGCGAAGACCTTTACGACTGGACCCAGTTTGAACTGACCAATAACCGCAACCTGCCGATTACCCAGATCTGGGGACAGACCGAAACCGGTGGCTGCCTGATTGCCGGGGTGCCGGGGGTACGTGGATTTGAAGACGATACTATGATGGCACCGCTGCCCGGCGTTGAAGCCCGCCTTGTCGATGCCCAGGGCCATGTTCTTGATCAACCGGGTGAACCGGGGCGTCTGGTGCTGGCGACACCATTGCCATCGATGTTGCAGGATCTTTACAAAGATGAGGTGGGCTACCAGCAGACGTTCTGGAAAAAATATCCCGAGCGTACCTATTTCAGTACCGGTGATGGGGCGATCTATGATGACAAAGGCAACCTCAACCTGACTGGTCGCCTCGACGATATTCTCAGTACCGGTGCGGGACGGCGCAGTCTCGACGAAATCGAGGAGACCGTGTTGACCATGAAACGGGTGCGCGAATGTGCGGCCATCGTCATCGATCATCCGTCCCAGGGCTATATCCTCGTCACCTATTGCGTGCTTAAGGATTTTCGTGACGAAAGTTATCGCGAAAAAACCCTGCGTGAGGTCCGTGAGCACATTATTGAAGAGATCGGTGAGTTGAATTTGCCGGATAAAATTCGTTTTACCAAGTATCTGCCCAAGACCCCGGACAACCGGGTCAACCGCGATCTTCTCAAAGAGATCGCCTTGCAGATGGAGGGCATTTGA
- a CDS encoding GNAT family N-acetyltransferase, which translates to MVIRSAELSDTQKIAATHKASIEGLCADSYDAQSIAGWVAILSPAIYESAIEDKVMIVAEEQGDILGLGILDIEQAIIGAVYIHPKAKGTGCGWKLLSELEAIALKNKVTELTLFSTINALGFYQRHGYVRMEKAFHKLPNDVKLECVKMHKVL; encoded by the coding sequence ATGGTTATCCGTTCCGCAGAACTTTCCGACACGCAAAAAATCGCGGCAACGCACAAAGCCTCGATTGAAGGGCTTTGTGCGGACTCTTATGATGCACAATCGATTGCCGGTTGGGTGGCAATCCTGTCACCTGCGATCTATGAAAGTGCCATAGAGGATAAGGTCATGATTGTGGCGGAAGAACAGGGTGACATCCTTGGTCTGGGTATTCTCGATATCGAACAAGCAATCATCGGAGCGGTTTATATCCATCCGAAAGCCAAAGGTACAGGATGTGGCTGGAAGCTCTTGTCGGAATTGGAAGCAATTGCCTTGAAAAACAAGGTCACTGAGCTGACCCTCTTCTCGACAATCAATGCGTTGGGTTTTTACCAACGCCATGGATATGTCCGCATGGAAAAAGCCTTCCATAAACTACCCAACGACGTAAAGCTGGAGTGCGTCAAAATGCACAAGGTGCTCTAG
- a CDS encoding desulfoferrodoxin, which translates to MATRNEVYKCATCGNVLAILTGGQGELICCDAPMELMAENSTDAAHEKHVPMVVGILDDIEVSVGSVAHPMQPEHYIEWIELLTDRVSYREFLKPGDTPDVNFSVDTEDVTARAYCNLHGLWKSKP; encoded by the coding sequence ATGGCAACTCGAAACGAAGTCTATAAATGTGCAACATGCGGCAATGTTCTCGCTATTTTGACGGGTGGGCAGGGTGAGCTTATTTGCTGTGACGCTCCTATGGAACTCATGGCTGAAAATAGCACGGATGCAGCCCATGAAAAGCATGTGCCGATGGTTGTCGGTATCCTTGACGACATTGAGGTTTCTGTGGGGAGCGTTGCACATCCCATGCAGCCTGAGCATTATATTGAGTGGATTGAGCTGTTGACGGATCGTGTCAGTTATCGAGAATTCCTGAAACCCGGAGACACACCGGATGTCAACTTTTCAGTAGACACCGAGGACGTTACTGCGCGTGCTTATTGCAACCTGCATGGGCTATGGAAAAGTAAGCCCTAA
- a CDS encoding PolC-type DNA polymerase III encodes LREAAFCIVDLETTGLDLTTDTIINAAAVKIKKGRITKIYETYVKPPTSIPPESIQFHGITDDMLVDKPSIGEVLPEFMTFIGDSMITGHHINFDLKMLDRHLRENYDCNLEGAPWLDTMLLHKLVMENNTSTQLDDLLNVYCIDCEQRHRALGDSIATAKVFLRILHELSNSYQTLNDLYRAQQDMSRKENM; translated from the coding sequence ACTGCGTGAAGCTGCGTTCTGTATTGTTGATCTTGAAACCACCGGACTGGATCTGACCACAGACACGATCATCAATGCGGCCGCCGTCAAAATCAAAAAAGGCCGGATCACCAAAATCTACGAAACTTATGTCAAGCCGCCGACGTCCATTCCGCCGGAGTCGATTCAATTTCACGGCATTACCGACGATATGCTGGTGGATAAACCGAGCATCGGCGAAGTTCTGCCGGAGTTTATGACCTTTATCGGTGACAGCATGATCACCGGTCATCATATTAATTTCGATCTGAAAATGCTTGACCGCCACCTGCGCGAAAACTACGACTGCAACCTTGAAGGGGCACCGTGGCTGGATACCATGTTATTGCACAAATTGGTGATGGAGAATAATACCAGCACCCAGCTCGATGATCTGCTCAATGTGTATTGTATTGACTGCGAACAACGCCACCGGGCGTTGGGAGACTCGATTGCCACGGCAAAAGTGTTTCTGCGCATTCTTCACGAACTGTCCAACTCGTATCAGACGCTCAATGATCTGTACCGGGCGCAACAGGACATGTCACGGAAGGAAAACATGTAA
- a CDS encoding SHOCT domain-containing protein, producing the protein MRNTILFLFIITLSGCSYSAKPYPMKSGMVTNFRSNSSINIVNEQDIQSAKVENSLLNVDLHKATESTINLLESELNKKGIKNNKDSKKKIFVSVENFYFSDYFMVVGCTSTIKVKTSDGTTKTFQEHNNSGIGLAQACNFAITKTIASIINDEYIRSFINSDSSHQINHREKLAKLKELFKEGLITKEEYDSKRGDIIKSI; encoded by the coding sequence GTGAGAAATACGATTCTGTTTCTATTCATAATTACACTTTCCGGTTGTTCTTATTCGGCGAAACCATACCCAATGAAGTCTGGTATGGTTACAAATTTTAGATCGAATTCATCAATAAACATTGTCAACGAACAGGACATTCAATCTGCTAAAGTAGAAAATTCACTATTGAATGTTGATCTACATAAAGCAACTGAGTCTACTATAAATTTACTAGAAAGTGAGCTAAACAAAAAAGGCATTAAAAACAATAAAGACTCAAAAAAGAAAATCTTTGTTTCTGTAGAAAATTTCTATTTTAGTGACTATTTTATGGTCGTAGGATGTACATCTACTATTAAAGTAAAAACAAGCGACGGTACAACTAAAACCTTTCAAGAACATAACAATTCTGGAATCGGGCTTGCTCAGGCATGTAACTTTGCCATAACAAAAACTATCGCTAGCATAATTAACGATGAATACATAAGGTCTTTTATCAACTCTGATTCTTCACACCAGATAAACCACAGAGAAAAACTTGCAAAGCTGAAAGAGCTTTTCAAGGAGGGTTTAATAACAAAAGAAGAATACGACAGTAAAAGAGGAGATATCATCAAAAGTATTTAG
- the asnS gene encoding asparagine--tRNA ligase gives MRLKKLLAAEAPQQNVEVRGWVRTLRASKEVCFIELNDGSCFASLQLVADRTVDNFAELAHIGTGACIKASGNLVDSPAKGQRWELHVSELTVIGNADPSYPLQKKRHTFEYLRSIAHLRPRSNTFGAVFRLRNALSYAVHQFFQQRDFLYVHTPIITASDCEGAGELFRVTTLDPANPPKNNGRIDWQKDFFGARTGLTVSGQLQGELFATAFSDIYTFGPTFRAENSNTSRHASEFWMIEPEIAFANLADDCQLAEDFLRYLVKYALEHCAEDLQFFNDRIEKGLLDKLTALADATFSTMTYTEAIEQLKNSGQNFEFPVEWGLDLQSEHERYLCEQVVNGPLFVTDYPKEIKAFYMRANEDGKTVAAMDLLVPRVGEIIGGSQREERLDVLTARMEELDMAPESLDWYLDIRRWGSCPHAGFGLGFERLIMYLSGMENIRDVIPFPRTPGHAEF, from the coding sequence ATGCGATTAAAAAAACTGCTCGCAGCCGAAGCACCACAGCAAAACGTTGAAGTGCGAGGCTGGGTGCGCACCCTGCGTGCCAGCAAAGAGGTGTGTTTTATTGAGCTGAATGACGGCTCGTGCTTTGCCTCGCTGCAACTGGTGGCGGATCGCACCGTGGACAACTTTGCCGAGCTGGCCCACATCGGCACCGGCGCCTGCATCAAGGCCAGCGGCAACCTGGTTGATTCACCAGCCAAAGGGCAACGCTGGGAACTACACGTCAGCGAACTGACCGTCATCGGCAACGCCGACCCGAGCTATCCGCTGCAGAAAAAACGCCACACGTTTGAATACCTGCGCAGTATCGCCCATCTTCGGCCGCGTTCCAATACCTTTGGCGCGGTGTTTCGGCTGCGCAATGCGCTCTCTTACGCGGTGCATCAATTTTTCCAGCAGCGCGACTTTCTCTACGTGCACACGCCGATCATTACGGCCAGCGATTGCGAAGGTGCCGGAGAGCTGTTTCGTGTGACCACCCTTGATCCGGCAAACCCACCGAAAAACAACGGTCGCATCGACTGGCAGAAGGATTTCTTCGGCGCACGCACCGGCCTGACCGTCAGCGGCCAGTTGCAGGGCGAACTGTTTGCCACGGCATTCAGCGACATTTACACCTTTGGCCCAACCTTCCGCGCGGAGAACTCCAACACCAGCCGCCACGCGTCGGAGTTCTGGATGATTGAACCGGAGATCGCTTTTGCTAACCTGGCCGACGACTGCCAATTGGCGGAAGACTTTTTACGTTATCTGGTCAAATACGCTCTGGAACACTGCGCAGAAGATCTGCAATTTTTCAATGATCGCATTGAAAAAGGTTTGCTCGACAAGCTGACCGCCCTGGCCGATGCGACTTTCAGCACCATGACCTATACCGAAGCGATTGAGCAGCTGAAAAACAGTGGTCAAAACTTTGAATTCCCGGTGGAATGGGGATTGGATCTGCAATCGGAGCATGAGCGCTACCTGTGTGAGCAGGTGGTCAACGGCCCGTTGTTTGTCACCGACTACCCCAAGGAGATCAAGGCGTTTTACATGCGCGCCAACGAGGATGGCAAAACCGTGGCAGCCATGGATCTGCTGGTGCCGCGCGTCGGTGAAATCATCGGCGGCAGCCAACGTGAAGAACGGCTCGACGTGCTGACCGCCCGGATGGAAGAGCTGGACATGGCACCGGAAAGCCTCGACTGGTATCTCGACATTCGCCGCTGGGGGAGTTGCCCGCATGCCGGGTTTGGTCTTGGGTTTGAGCGGCTGATCATGTATTTGAGCGGTATGGAGAATATCCGTGATGTGATTCCGTTTCCGCGTACGCCGGGTCATGCGGAGTTTTAG
- a CDS encoding putative nucleotidyltransferase substrate binding domain-containing protein yields the protein MSDLSLLRDREPFSHLPDELFEQLRASASIKKFPQHFHVFNQNDPFNGNLYVIKDGLVEITVLTPGGEEIVVDYRHPGSTFGCTPLFTGDPYTGGARTVKSTECFLLPQPLVVDVADKVPRFKAYFNHMVVDRVRHLYADIVAEHSQKALTQMESYPFKKRLSEIMSAPVLHCRTEASAREIAELMSQHQVRSVVVTDDGGSMVGMVTCRDVIGKVLAIKGADAETITASELMAEDPVSMSPQTYMYEAMAYMSGHKLKHLPIVDGGELVGMVSMSDLLRYRSQKAMIMIGSVEETDTIDGLAAIHRSLVRVASSLLSETRSAPEVMEILSYIHHALIKRTFELCWQQMIDEGHTPPNVRYCFLIMGSGGRREMLLGPDQDNGFIFENFPDWQQKEVDDFFIPLADKLVHALDDVGYPLCEGDVMASNEAWRGRLIDWRARIDDWAANPEPHKVRYSSIFFDFTPLVGDAGLAHSLQSIVFQSVREYPGFLYHVMQLNLTHKVPTGLWGRFTVEKSGDNKGKLSLKKGGLVYIVDCLRMFALEHEIRALTTLDRLRQLTEEHVFAEETAEHIRVAFEALSFLRLRNEISLLQNGEPASNYIDPNALSKTEQDLLRSSFDAVSKLQSATRSHFGKGLS from the coding sequence ATGTCCGACCTCAGTCTATTGCGTGACCGTGAGCCATTCAGTCATCTACCCGATGAGTTGTTTGAACAGCTTCGAGCTTCCGCCAGTATAAAAAAATTCCCGCAACACTTCCATGTTTTCAACCAGAACGATCCGTTTAACGGCAATTTGTACGTGATCAAAGACGGTCTGGTCGAGATTACCGTGCTGACCCCCGGTGGCGAAGAGATCGTTGTTGATTACCGCCACCCCGGTAGTACCTTCGGTTGTACGCCGTTGTTTACCGGCGATCCGTACACCGGTGGTGCGCGCACCGTTAAAAGCACGGAGTGCTTCCTGCTGCCACAGCCGCTGGTGGTGGATGTGGCCGACAAGGTTCCCCGCTTTAAAGCGTATTTCAACCACATGGTCGTTGATCGTGTACGTCATCTCTATGCCGACATTGTTGCCGAGCATAGCCAGAAGGCGCTGACACAGATGGAATCCTATCCATTTAAAAAGCGTCTGTCCGAGATCATGAGTGCGCCGGTGTTGCACTGTCGTACTGAGGCCTCAGCGCGTGAGATTGCTGAACTCATGAGCCAACATCAGGTGCGCTCCGTGGTGGTGACAGACGATGGTGGCAGTATGGTCGGCATGGTCACCTGCCGCGACGTGATCGGTAAAGTTCTGGCGATTAAAGGAGCCGATGCCGAGACCATCACGGCCAGTGAATTGATGGCCGAAGATCCCGTCTCCATGTCGCCGCAGACCTATATGTATGAGGCCATGGCCTACATGTCCGGGCATAAGCTCAAGCACCTGCCGATTGTTGACGGTGGCGAACTGGTCGGCATGGTGTCGATGAGTGATCTGCTGCGGTATCGCAGCCAAAAAGCCATGATCATGATCGGCAGTGTCGAAGAAACCGACACCATCGATGGTCTTGCCGCCATCCATCGCAGTCTGGTGCGGGTGGCGTCGTCGCTGTTATCCGAGACGCGCAGCGCGCCCGAAGTGATGGAGATTCTGTCCTATATTCATCATGCCCTGATCAAGCGCACCTTTGAGTTGTGCTGGCAACAGATGATCGATGAAGGCCATACGCCGCCCAATGTCCGTTACTGCTTTTTGATTATGGGCAGTGGTGGTCGTCGTGAAATGTTGCTTGGTCCGGATCAGGATAACGGCTTTATCTTTGAGAACTTTCCCGACTGGCAGCAGAAAGAGGTCGATGATTTCTTCATCCCGCTGGCCGATAAGCTGGTGCATGCCTTGGATGACGTGGGCTATCCACTGTGTGAAGGCGATGTTATGGCCAGCAACGAGGCCTGGCGCGGCCGTCTCATCGATTGGCGCGCGCGGATTGACGACTGGGCCGCCAACCCCGAGCCGCACAAGGTGCGCTACTCGTCAATCTTCTTCGACTTTACGCCGCTAGTTGGTGATGCCGGGTTGGCGCACTCGCTGCAGAGCATCGTCTTCCAGTCGGTGCGCGAATATCCCGGTTTCCTATACCATGTTATGCAGTTGAACCTGACCCACAAGGTGCCCACCGGCCTGTGGGGGCGATTTACTGTTGAGAAGAGTGGCGACAACAAAGGCAAGCTGTCCTTGAAGAAGGGTGGCTTGGTGTACATTGTCGATTGCTTGCGTATGTTTGCGTTGGAACATGAGATTCGCGCGCTGACCACACTTGATCGGCTACGGCAGTTGACCGAAGAGCACGTGTTTGCTGAAGAGACGGCCGAGCATATCCGGGTGGCGTTCGAGGCGTTGTCGTTCCTGCGTTTGCGTAATGAGATCAGCTTGCTGCAAAACGGTGAACCGGCCAGTAATTATATTGATCCCAATGCTTTGAGTAAGACGGAACAGGATTTGTTGCGTAGTTCGTTTGATGCGGTGAGTAAGTTGCAGAGTGCTACGCGGAGTCATTTTGGTAAGGGATTGTCGTAG